A region from the Mesorhizobium sp. J8 genome encodes:
- a CDS encoding GcvT family protein, whose translation MKSHYRAVVIGGGVVGASVLYHLTRFGWSDVALIERAELTAGSTWHAAAGFHALNADPNVAALQDYTIKLYREIEAESGQNAGLHMTGGVNMASDPQRWEWLKSAWAVFQSVGIETARLVTPEEIKEICPIVDVNGVLGGLYDSNEGHLDPYGTTHAYAGAAKRRGADVILRNRVVELRQRADGGWDVVTEKGTIVAEHVVNAGGLWAKQVGLMAGVDLPVTPMEHHYFVTEDIPEVAALDKELGLAVDLDGFSYLRQERKGVLLGVYEQNPKHWNMDGAPWDYGIELIPEDIDRISPELAKAYERFPCLANAGIRKWVNGAFTFTPDGNPLVGPVRGLKNYWVACGVMAGFSQGGGVGKSLAEWMIYGEPEADIFGMDIARYGAFAANREYLRQTTGQFYARRFVMTFPNERLPAGRPLKRPGAYDGMSAAGAEWTASWGLEIPAYFAPMGFREETTLKRSNAFDIVGDEVLQVRRAAGLVDTTAFSRYVVSGPGAEAWLDRLLACRLPKPGHAKLAPMLGPDGRLKGDLTVLNWGGGEYWMMGSYYLREFHMRWFEAHLADGVKVADISDATSGFLVTGPNARKILERTTHQDLSAEAMPFMACGVFDIGMVRARVARLSIAGELGFEINCPATLHSTLRETLLAAGEDLGLAEIGYYALNSLRLEKSFGIWSREFTQGYTPGQTGLDRFIAFGKGDFVGRQAALEEREAGVSRRIVTLEVDAVDADASGFEPVWSNGRRVGFVTSGGYGYTLGKSVALALLDDDFAGEGTELSVHIVGVERPARVIAASPYDAEGKAMRQ comes from the coding sequence GTGAAGTCGCATTACCGGGCAGTGGTCATCGGAGGAGGCGTGGTAGGCGCCTCGGTGCTTTATCACCTCACGCGTTTTGGCTGGAGCGATGTGGCGCTGATCGAGCGCGCCGAGTTGACGGCGGGCTCGACGTGGCACGCGGCGGCCGGCTTCCACGCGCTCAACGCCGATCCCAATGTCGCGGCTCTGCAGGACTACACGATCAAGCTCTATCGCGAGATCGAGGCCGAGTCGGGCCAGAATGCCGGGCTGCACATGACCGGCGGCGTCAACATGGCGAGCGACCCGCAGCGCTGGGAGTGGCTGAAATCGGCCTGGGCGGTGTTCCAGTCGGTCGGCATCGAGACGGCGCGGCTGGTGACGCCCGAGGAAATCAAGGAAATCTGTCCGATCGTCGATGTAAATGGCGTGCTGGGCGGCCTTTACGATTCCAACGAGGGCCATCTCGATCCCTATGGCACCACGCACGCCTATGCCGGCGCCGCGAAGAGGCGCGGCGCGGACGTCATCCTGCGCAACCGCGTCGTCGAGCTGAGGCAACGCGCCGACGGCGGCTGGGACGTCGTCACCGAGAAGGGCACGATCGTCGCCGAGCACGTCGTCAATGCCGGCGGCCTGTGGGCCAAGCAGGTCGGGCTGATGGCCGGCGTCGACCTGCCGGTGACGCCGATGGAGCATCATTATTTCGTCACCGAGGACATTCCGGAAGTCGCCGCCCTCGACAAGGAGCTCGGCCTTGCCGTCGATCTCGACGGCTTCTCCTACCTTCGCCAGGAGCGGAAGGGCGTGCTGCTCGGCGTCTACGAGCAGAACCCGAAACATTGGAACATGGACGGCGCGCCCTGGGACTACGGCATCGAACTGATCCCGGAGGATATCGACCGCATCAGTCCCGAGCTTGCCAAGGCCTATGAGCGCTTTCCCTGCCTGGCGAATGCCGGCATCCGCAAATGGGTCAACGGCGCCTTCACCTTCACGCCCGACGGCAATCCACTGGTCGGCCCGGTGCGTGGCTTGAAGAATTATTGGGTCGCCTGCGGCGTCATGGCCGGCTTCAGCCAGGGCGGCGGCGTCGGCAAGTCGCTGGCCGAATGGATGATTTATGGCGAGCCGGAAGCCGATATCTTCGGCATGGACATCGCCCGCTACGGCGCCTTCGCCGCCAACCGCGAGTATCTCAGGCAGACAACGGGCCAGTTCTATGCCCGCCGCTTCGTCATGACCTTCCCCAACGAGCGCCTGCCGGCGGGCCGGCCGCTGAAGCGTCCCGGCGCCTATGACGGCATGAGCGCCGCCGGAGCCGAATGGACGGCGTCGTGGGGACTGGAGATCCCGGCCTATTTCGCGCCGATGGGCTTCCGCGAGGAGACGACGCTGAAGCGCTCCAATGCCTTCGACATCGTCGGCGACGAGGTGTTGCAGGTGCGCCGCGCCGCCGGCCTCGTCGATACCACGGCCTTCTCGCGCTACGTCGTGTCAGGCCCCGGAGCAGAGGCGTGGCTCGACAGACTGCTCGCCTGCCGGCTGCCGAAGCCCGGCCACGCGAAGCTGGCGCCGATGCTTGGGCCCGACGGCAGGCTGAAGGGCGATCTCACCGTGCTCAACTGGGGCGGCGGCGAATACTGGATGATGGGCTCCTATTATTTGCGCGAATTCCACATGCGCTGGTTCGAGGCGCATCTGGCCGACGGCGTCAAGGTTGCCGACATTTCCGATGCGACATCCGGTTTCCTCGTCACCGGCCCGAATGCGCGAAAGATCCTCGAACGCACCACGCATCAGGATCTCTCCGCCGAGGCGATGCCCTTCATGGCTTGCGGCGTGTTCGACATCGGCATGGTGCGCGCCAGGGTGGCAAGGCTGTCGATCGCCGGCGAACTCGGCTTCGAGATCAACTGCCCGGCCACCCTGCATTCGACCCTGCGCGAGACGCTGCTTGCCGCCGGCGAAGACCTCGGCCTGGCCGAGATCGGCTATTACGCGCTGAACTCGCTGCGGCTGGAAAAGAGTTTCGGCATCTGGTCGCGCGAATTCACGCAAGGCTACACGCCGGGTCAGACTGGGCTCGACCGCTTCATCGCTTTCGGCAAGGGCGATTTTGTCGGCCGCCAGGCGGCGCTGGAAGAGCGCGAGGCGGGTGTTTCGCGGCGCATCGTGACCCTGGAGGTCGACGCTGTCGACGCGGATGCCAGCGGCTTCGAGCCGGTCTGGTCGAATGGCCGGCGCGTCGGCTTCGTCACCTCCGGCGGCTATGGCTATACCCTCGGCAAGAGCGTCGCCCTGGCGTTGCTCGATGACGATTTCGCCGGGGAGGGCACCGAACTTTCCGTACACATTGTCGGGGTCGAACGGCCGGCGCGCGTCATAGCCGCCTCGCCCTACGACGCTGAAGGCAAGGCGATGCGGCAATGA
- a CDS encoding trimethylamine methyltransferase family protein has product MIDEAARDLRRERRRGRTGEAGSESSRHPNYRSLKNPFLPQPIFSNDQVAAIHAAALRVLEELGIKVLLPEARAIYAKAGALVDEDSQMVRIGRDMVEAALASAPRSIPALGGDRSRDLTLELGSMAFLAGSGAPNVTDLERGRRPGTLAAFEEFTKLIQHFDVLHMLGPCVEPQDIDNRFRHYAVNRAQLTLSDKFPFVFARGTPQVEDGFEMIRLARGLSQDEFRAGAHCYTVINTNSPRQLDIPMAQGIIDFAKAGQVLVITPFCLAGAMAPITVAGALTLQHAEALAGLTLAEMVRPGAPVVYGSFSSNVDMKSGAPAFGTPEHIKATLGAGQLARYTGLPWRSGGGSAANVSDAQAAHETQFALWGSVLAGATMCIHAAGWLEGGLSVSLEKLITDIEALQTIAELCAATPGDTDAIGFEAIAEVQPGGHFFSAAHTMARYRTAFYEPLVADWSNFGNWTQSGSKTATERATGLWKRILADFQPPASAADTAGPLDEFIAKRTEEGGAAPVS; this is encoded by the coding sequence ATGATTGACGAGGCCGCACGTGATCTCCGGCGCGAGCGCCGGCGGGGACGCACCGGCGAGGCGGGCAGCGAGTCCAGCCGTCATCCGAACTACCGATCGCTGAAGAACCCCTTCCTGCCGCAGCCGATCTTTTCCAACGATCAGGTCGCGGCCATCCACGCCGCCGCGCTGCGCGTGCTGGAGGAGCTCGGCATCAAGGTGCTGCTGCCTGAGGCCCGCGCCATCTACGCCAAGGCCGGCGCTTTGGTCGACGAAGACAGCCAGATGGTCAGGATCGGCCGCGACATGGTCGAGGCTGCACTTGCCTCGGCGCCGCGCTCCATTCCGGCACTTGGCGGCGACCGCTCGCGCGACCTGACGCTCGAGCTCGGCTCGATGGCCTTCCTGGCCGGCTCCGGCGCGCCCAACGTCACCGATCTCGAGCGCGGCCGCCGGCCGGGCACGCTCGCCGCCTTCGAGGAATTCACCAAGCTGATCCAGCATTTCGACGTGCTGCACATGCTTGGCCCCTGCGTCGAGCCGCAGGACATCGACAACCGCTTCCGCCACTATGCCGTCAACCGGGCGCAGCTGACGCTCTCGGACAAGTTCCCTTTCGTCTTCGCGCGCGGCACGCCGCAGGTCGAGGACGGTTTCGAAATGATCCGCCTGGCGCGCGGCCTTTCGCAGGACGAGTTCCGCGCCGGCGCCCATTGCTACACCGTCATCAACACCAACTCGCCGCGTCAGCTGGATATCCCGATGGCGCAAGGCATCATCGACTTCGCCAAGGCTGGCCAGGTCCTGGTCATCACGCCCTTCTGCCTGGCCGGCGCGATGGCGCCGATCACGGTTGCCGGCGCGCTGACCTTGCAGCATGCCGAGGCGCTGGCCGGACTGACGCTGGCTGAGATGGTGCGGCCCGGCGCGCCGGTTGTCTACGGCTCCTTCTCCTCCAATGTCGACATGAAGTCCGGAGCCCCGGCCTTCGGCACGCCGGAACACATCAAGGCGACGCTGGGGGCGGGGCAGCTTGCCCGCTACACCGGCCTGCCTTGGCGCTCCGGCGGCGGCAGCGCCGCCAATGTTTCCGACGCGCAGGCGGCGCATGAGACGCAGTTTGCCCTGTGGGGTTCGGTGCTGGCCGGCGCCACCATGTGCATCCACGCTGCCGGCTGGCTGGAAGGCGGCCTGAGCGTCTCCCTGGAAAAGCTGATCACGGACATCGAGGCGCTGCAGACCATTGCCGAGCTTTGCGCCGCGACGCCGGGCGATACCGATGCCATCGGCTTCGAGGCCATCGCCGAAGTGCAGCCCGGCGGCCATTTCTTTTCGGCGGCGCATACAATGGCCCGCTACCGCACCGCCTTCTACGAGCCGCTGGTCGCCGACTGGTCGAATTTCGGCAACTGGACGCAATCCGGTTCGAAGACGGCGACGGAGCGTGCGACCGGTCTCTGGAAGCGGATTCTCGCTGACTTCCAGCCGCCGGCCTCCGCTGCCGACACCGCGGGCCCGCTCGATGAGTTTATTGCGAAGCGCACCGAGGAGGGCGGCGCGGCGCCGGTTTCCTGA
- a CDS encoding DUF3168 domain-containing protein → MTAPGDLMQALFLRLKTDASLSALLGGAGLLERADAKAAYPHVTYGRTSAFDLETGADNDNDQLVTLHIWSKAQGEAETRLIMDSIKARLDGAALSIGPRGQTRLSLEFAEARYDEDLAVHHGLLRFRALTQETA, encoded by the coding sequence ATGACGGCGCCTGGCGATTTGATGCAGGCCTTGTTCCTGAGGCTGAAGACCGATGCATCGCTGTCGGCGCTGCTCGGCGGCGCGGGCCTGCTCGAGCGCGCCGATGCCAAGGCCGCCTATCCGCATGTCACCTACGGCCGCACCAGCGCCTTCGATCTCGAGACAGGCGCCGACAATGACAATGACCAGCTGGTCACCTTGCACATCTGGTCGAAGGCCCAGGGCGAGGCCGAGACGCGCTTGATCATGGACAGCATCAAGGCGCGTCTCGATGGCGCCGCGCTGTCCATTGGCCCGCGCGGCCAGACGCGCCTGTCGCTCGAGTTCGCCGAGGCGCGTTATGACGAGGACCTTGCGGTCCATCACGGATTGCTGCGCTTCCGCGCCTTGACGCAGGAGACCGCCTGA
- a CDS encoding ester cyclase, whose translation MTRDDIADLYRGYIACLNDQDWDNLGRFVGEEVQYNGETIGLSGYRRMLEGDFEAIPDLRFNIELLISEPPRVAARLHFDCHPKGVLFGLPIHGNRVSFAENVFYEFHDSRIREVWSVIDKAAIQAQL comes from the coding sequence ATGACGCGTGACGATATTGCCGATCTCTACCGGGGCTACATCGCCTGCCTGAACGACCAGGATTGGGACAATCTCGGCCGTTTCGTCGGCGAGGAGGTGCAGTATAACGGCGAGACGATCGGGCTTTCTGGCTATCGCCGCATGCTGGAAGGCGATTTCGAGGCCATCCCCGACCTGCGCTTCAACATCGAGCTTCTGATCTCCGAGCCGCCGCGCGTGGCGGCGCGCCTGCATTTCGACTGCCATCCCAAGGGCGTGCTGTTCGGCCTGCCGATCCACGGCAACCGCGTTTCCTTCGCCGAGAATGTCTTCTACGAGTTCCATGACAGCCGCATAAGGGAAGTATGGTCGGTCATCGACAAGGCCGCGATCCAGGCGCAGCTGTGA
- a CDS encoding response regulator transcription factor — protein sequence MRVLVVEDDKDLNRQLADALVDAGYVVDRAYDGEEGHFLGDTEPYDAVVLDIGLPQMDGISVVERWRRGGRKMPVLILTARDRWSDKVAGIDAGADDYVTKPFHIEEVLARVRALIRRAAGHASSELTCGPLRLDTKASKADVDGVPLKLTSHEFRLLAYLMHHMGEVVSRTELVEHLYDQDFDRDSNTIEVFVGRLRKKMGIDMIETVRGMGYRMREPEA from the coding sequence ATGCGCGTGCTCGTCGTCGAGGATGACAAGGATCTCAACCGGCAATTGGCCGATGCGCTGGTCGATGCCGGCTATGTGGTCGACCGCGCCTATGACGGCGAGGAGGGGCATTTCCTCGGCGACACCGAGCCTTACGATGCCGTGGTCCTCGATATCGGCCTGCCGCAGATGGATGGCATCAGCGTCGTCGAGCGTTGGCGCCGCGGCGGCCGCAAGATGCCGGTGCTGATCCTCACCGCGCGCGACCGCTGGAGCGACAAGGTCGCCGGTATCGACGCCGGCGCCGACGACTATGTGACAAAGCCCTTCCATATCGAGGAGGTGCTGGCCCGGGTGCGGGCGCTGATCCGCCGCGCGGCTGGCCATGCTTCGTCGGAGCTCACCTGCGGACCGCTGCGTCTGGACACCAAGGCGTCCAAGGCCGATGTGGACGGCGTGCCACTGAAGCTCACCTCGCACGAATTCCGGCTTCTCGCCTATCTCATGCATCATATGGGCGAGGTGGTGTCGCGCACCGAGCTGGTCGAGCACCTCTACGACCAGGATTTCGACCGCGATTCCAACACCATCGAGGTGTTTGTCGGTAGGCTTCGCAAGAAGATGGGCATCGACATGATCGAAACCGTGCGTGGCATGGGCTATCGCATGCGTGAGCCGGAGGCGTGA
- a CDS encoding ATP-binding protein, protein MGAWLSRLRLWPRSLTFRVIAFSTIWAILTLVVIFTLITTLYRQASERGFDSLLSAHLFNLIGSVGISDNGALTGSPDLGDLRFSEPNSGWYWSVEPASEGVHGEIHSSSMTTSLLSPSVAEVPFNANFQRSYSMEGIKGEQLEVFESEFVLDAKNRAARFRVMGNHSELEQEIASFQRRLLTYLSLFGVGMIAINAIAILLGLQPLRRVRNALAMVREGTAQRLDGSFPAEIEPLANETNALIENNRRIVERSRTQVGNLAHSLKTPLAVLINEGRALGGAKGQLIAEQAASMQMQVDHYLQRARVAAQRDSVVFRTPVSPLVERMVRVLRKLNPQTRLTLSLPSAEIVFAGEREDLEELLGNLLDNAMKWAKSAVAVTIATISGSGNLFEIVIEDDGPGIPEDSAREVLKRGKRLDETKPGTGLGLAIVADLVNEYGGSLALERSSMGGLRVVVRLRSLQ, encoded by the coding sequence ATGGGAGCGTGGCTTTCCAGGCTGCGGCTCTGGCCGCGCTCGCTGACCTTTCGCGTCATCGCCTTTTCGACCATCTGGGCGATCCTGACGCTGGTCGTCATCTTCACCCTTATCACCACGCTTTACCGCCAGGCCAGCGAGCGCGGCTTCGACAGCCTGCTTTCGGCGCATCTGTTCAACCTGATCGGCTCCGTCGGCATTTCCGACAACGGCGCGCTGACCGGTTCGCCCGACCTTGGCGACCTGCGCTTTTCCGAACCGAATTCCGGCTGGTACTGGTCGGTGGAGCCCGCCTCCGAAGGCGTGCATGGCGAGATCCACTCCTCCTCGATGACGACCTCTCTCCTGTCGCCGAGCGTCGCGGAAGTGCCGTTCAACGCGAACTTCCAGCGCAGCTACTCGATGGAAGGCATCAAGGGCGAGCAGCTCGAAGTGTTCGAGAGCGAGTTTGTCCTCGACGCCAAGAACCGCGCCGCGCGTTTCCGCGTCATGGGTAACCACAGCGAATTGGAGCAGGAGATCGCCAGCTTCCAGCGTCGCCTGCTCACCTATCTGTCGCTGTTCGGCGTCGGCATGATCGCCATAAACGCCATCGCCATCTTGTTGGGTCTCCAGCCTTTGCGCCGGGTCCGCAACGCGCTGGCCATGGTGCGCGAAGGCACCGCGCAGCGGCTCGACGGCAGCTTCCCGGCCGAGATCGAGCCGCTGGCCAACGAGACCAACGCGCTGATCGAGAACAACCGGCGCATCGTCGAGCGCTCGCGCACGCAGGTCGGCAACCTTGCCCATTCGCTGAAGACGCCTTTGGCCGTGCTGATCAACGAGGGCCGCGCGCTCGGCGGCGCCAAGGGCCAGCTGATCGCCGAGCAGGCTGCCTCGATGCAGATGCAGGTCGATCATTATCTGCAGCGCGCGCGCGTCGCCGCGCAGCGCGACAGCGTCGTCTTCCGCACCCCGGTTTCACCGCTGGTCGAGCGCATGGTGCGCGTGCTGCGCAAGCTCAACCCGCAAACGCGGCTGACGCTTTCGCTGCCGTCGGCCGAGATCGTCTTTGCCGGCGAGCGCGAGGATCTCGAGGAACTGCTCGGCAATCTGCTCGACAACGCGATGAAATGGGCAAAGAGCGCCGTTGCCGTGACGATCGCCACTATTTCGGGAAGCGGCAACCTGTTTGAAATCGTTATAGAGGATGACGGTCCGGGCATTCCCGAGGACAGCGCGCGAGAGGTGTTGAAGCGTGGCAAGAGACTGGACGAGACGAAGCCGGGAACGGGGCTTGGCCTTGCCATTGTCGCCGACCTCGTCAACGAGTATGGAGGCTCGCTGGCGCTGGAACGGTCCAGCATGGGCGGCTTGAGGGTGGTGGTGAGATTGCGGAGCCTTCAGTGA